The Trueperaceae bacterium genomic interval GATGAACGCCAGCAGTATCCGCCGCCACATCGCCTCGTAGCGAGTGCCGGAGCTACGCAGGTCTGCCGCCTCCAGCAGGCGGTGAGCCCACTCCACGGTCCGGACCTTAGGGGAGACCCGCTCACGGGAACCTTACGTGGTCCGCGCCCCTCCGGGACGGCAGACATCCTGACCGTCGGCAGCAACGGCCCCGGCGAGCCGGGTGCGGACGGGTCGCCCACCAGGGAGGCGAGCGTCGCGGGGCCAGACCCCTCGCCCCTAGTGACCTACGAGATGTCGCCCGACGGCACGTTCGTCGTCATCGGGTCCTCCGGGAACCCACTGTGGGGCGGGCTCGTCATGAAGGCCGAGCTCGACCTCCCGGCATGGGCAGTCGCGCAGCGCTGCGTAGGCGGTTGCGCCGATGAACCGGGCGCGGCACGCGCCGCACCATCGCACCACGCCGCGGCCGCGGTGGGGCCAGAAGCGCCCTGCCCTCCACGCGCACGCGTAGCGAGCGCGGCCCGCGAACGGGTCGCGAGCTCGGCCGGGCCGCGGCGGGGAAGGAGCCGACCTATGCCTGGAGTCATGGAGCTGGTGAACCGGGCCAAGGAGGAGGTCGAGAACCTCTCGCCGAGCGCGGTGGCCCGCGAGCTGGGGCGGGGCGACGTCGTGATCGTCGACATAAGGGAGCCGCACGAGACGCGTCAGGGGATGATCCCGGGGGCGATCAGGGCGCCGCGGGGCATGCTCGAGTTCAACGCCGACCCCACGACCCAGTACCACATCGCCGCGCTGCAGCCGGACCGGCGCGTGATCCTCTACTGCTCCGCCGGCTCGCGGTCGGCGCTGGGGGCAAAGGCGCTGAAGGAGCTGGGCTACCGGGACGTCGCCCACCTCGAGGGCGGCTTCCGCGCCTGGCAGGCGGAGGGCCGGGAGGTAGAGGTGCCGCGGGACCTCGCCGCCTGACGGCGGCAGCGAGGGCTGCTCCGTCCGCGGGATCGGTCGCCGCGTCGGCGCCGGACGCCCGCCCGCGGGCCGCTAGCGCCCCTTGGGCGGCACGTCTACGAGGCCGAGGCGGTACGCCTCCGCTATCGCCTCGGCCCGGGACCGCACCCCCAGCTTGGCGAGCACCGCCGAGACCTGGTGGTCGACGGTGCGCGTGCTGACCCGGTTGCGCCGGGCGATCTCGGCGTTGCGGAGGCCCGCGGCGACGAGCTCGAGCACCTGCCGCTCGCGGTGCGTCAGCCCGAGCGGGTGCGCTCGCGTCGACGGCTGCGGACCCCGCGGGATCCCGCGCACGCCGCGGGACCTGAGGCGCCTCGCGACGTCGGCCAGCGCCGGACGCGCGCCGAGCTCCTCGAACGACCGGCGCGCCTCGACCAGGTCCTCCACGTCGTCGGACTCCGCGAGCGCCGCCGCGCGCTCGTACGGGCACCCCAGCCTGGCCCAGCGCCGGGCGGCCTGCCGCGCCCTGCCCCGCACCTGCAGCGCGAAGGGCCCGCGGGCGTGCGCCGACAGGCGCGGGTCGCCGCCGGCCTTCCAGACCCAGTAGGCGAGCTGGGCGACGTGCCAGGCGCTGCCCTCCTCGCGGGCGCGGTCGTACGCGTGCCTCGCCTCCGCCAGCGCTGCCTGATGGTCGCCACGCGCCAACGCGGCTTCGGCGAGCGCGGCGCGCATGGCGACCACGACGGCGAGCCGCGGTGAGCTCCTCGCGTGCTCCTCGAGCCGCTCCAGCGCCTCGCCGGGGTCGTGGTCACCGAGGCGCACGCGCAGGAGCACCCGCACGAGGGTCGCCCAGACGAGGGCCGTGGGCGACTGGTGCGGGCGCTCCAGCACCCAGGTCGCCGCCGCCTCGGCCTCGGACCACCGCCCCATGCGCAGGTGCGTGAGGGCCCGCAGCGCGAAGGTGGGGTGCAGCAGGCCCTCGAAGCCGCCGCGCCGCGCCAGGTCCTCGGCGCGGTCGAGCAGGACCTCGGCCTGTCGGCACCGGAACGTCTCGAGGAGCGCAGAGGCGACCTGGTCGTGCCCGACCACCGCCAGGTCGGCGTCGGGTCCGGTGGCGAGCGCCACGGCCCCGGCCAGCTCGTGCCTGGCCGCCGCCACGCGCTCGTTCGCCCCCAGCGCCATGGCCGCGATCGTCTTGGCGCGGACCAGGACGTGGGGGTTGCTGCCGCGCCGCGCCCGCTCCTCGGCCTCGCGCGCGAGGCGCAGCCCGGTCTCCCCGCGGGCGTAGCTGCGCCAGCCGCGGAGGAAGTAGATGTAGGCCTGGACGGGCGACCCCGGCCTGCCGTCCAGCGCGGCGCTGGCCTCCGCCAGGGCGTGCTCGGCCTCGTCGTCGCGCAGCATCGAGCAGAGGGTCCAGGTGAGCTGGCTGAGTAGCCTGGCCCGGCGCTCGGCGTGCTCGGGGCCCGCGAGCAGGTCGGCGGCGGCCCTCCTCGACGCGGCCGCCTCCTCGTTGTGGCCCGTGTAGCCGCAGGCGGTGGCGTGCAGCTCGAGGAGCGTGGCGCGCTCCTCGGGGTCGAGGCGTCCCGCGTGGCGCAGCGACCGCGCGAACTGCTCCCGCGCCTCGCGGTAGGCGCCCAGCCTCAGCGCCAGCCGTCCCGCCTCGGGCGCGTAGCGGATGACCGCGTCGCCGTCGCCGGCCATGTAGGCGTGGTGCGCCAGCACCGCCAGGGGCGTATCTGACGCCCCCGCTCCCACGCCGTGCGGCGAAGGCGCCCCCGCGCTCGCGCCGTCGCCCACCGGCGTGGGTCCGTCTGCGGACCCCGCGGCGGCGCCTCCCTCACGCGTGGCCGCCGCCGTAGCCGCCGCGCGCCGCCGCTCTAGCGCCGCCAGGACCGCGGCGTGCGTCCGCTCGCGGCGCGTGGCCGGGATCGACTCGAGCACCGCCTGCCTGGCGAGGTCGTGCCTGAAGCTCAGCGAGCCGCGCCGGCTGACGAGCAGGCCGGCCGCGACGCACTCGTCGAGGCAGCCCGGCGCGACGCCGAGCTCGGCGAGCAGCGACGCCGCGGCGTTCTGACCCACGACGCTCGCCACCTCCAGTGCGGCGATCGCCGGTGCGGAGAGGCGCGAGACGCGGGCCATGACCGCGTCGCCCACCTTCGCGGGCACGCCCTCGCCGCCCGCCGCCAGCACCTCGGTCACGAAGAACGCGTTGCCGCCGGTACTG includes:
- a CDS encoding rhodanese-like domain-containing protein — its product is MPGVMELVNRAKEEVENLSPSAVARELGRGDVVIVDIREPHETRQGMIPGAIRAPRGMLEFNADPTTQYHIAALQPDRRVILYCSAGSRSALGAKALKELGYRDVAHLEGGFRAWQAEGREVEVPRDLAA
- a CDS encoding AAA family ATPase, yielding MGDHALLEREDLLELLKGHAAAASRGEGRLVFVGGEAGVGKSALVETFRRRHSGDAVVLTGACEAMTAPQPLGPVLDFAMELDDGFARLVEADPAPRRLFTALLDRLRAGQRPRLLIVEDVHWADDATLDLLRYLGRRVGDARALVVATYREDELAPSHPLRRLLGDLAGAPPVHRLEVPRLSSAAVAELAAGSGVDPEALYRSTGGNAFFVTEVLAAGGEGVPAKVGDAVMARVSRLSAPAIAALEVASVVGQNAAASLLAELGVAPGCLDECVAAGLLVSRRGSLSFRHDLARQAVLESIPATRRERTHAAVLAALERRRAAATAAATREGGAAAGSADGPTPVGDGASAGAPSPHGVGAGASDTPLAVLAHHAYMAGDGDAVIRYAPEAGRLALRLGAYREAREQFARSLRHAGRLDPEERATLLELHATACGYTGHNEEAAASRRAAADLLAGPEHAERRARLLSQLTWTLCSMLRDDEAEHALAEASAALDGRPGSPVQAYIYFLRGWRSYARGETGLRLAREAEERARRGSNPHVLVRAKTIAAMALGANERVAAARHELAGAVALATGPDADLAVVGHDQVASALLETFRCRQAEVLLDRAEDLARRGGFEGLLHPTFALRALTHLRMGRWSEAEAAATWVLERPHQSPTALVWATLVRVLLRVRLGDHDPGEALERLEEHARSSPRLAVVVAMRAALAEAALARGDHQAALAEARHAYDRAREEGSAWHVAQLAYWVWKAGGDPRLSAHARGPFALQVRGRARQAARRWARLGCPYERAAALAESDDVEDLVEARRSFEELGARPALADVARRLRSRGVRGIPRGPQPSTRAHPLGLTHRERQVLELVAAGLRNAEIARRNRVSTRTVDHQVSAVLAKLGVRSRAEAIAEAYRLGLVDVPPKGR